The Tribolium castaneum strain GA2 chromosome 3, icTriCast1.1, whole genome shotgun sequence sequence CTTCTGAATTATGGTAATCTTTTAGGgagtatcaatttttaactggaatttTTTATATCTACAATGAATTTTAAGTAAAGAAAATATACCTacatttttatgaaagtgcTTTTTATTAACCTTATATTTAACTTcgtgtttaattaaatgaaatctCCAGTAGAACCCTCTTATCCAGACAAATCCTGGCTTTCCATATTTCCCTTATTTTGCATAAGAATGTTTATGTCGAAACTGCGATATCTcgaattttttgataacttGAATGATTGTGAATTCCAGAATCCTGgaccaaaatttgcttaaaatcctttttgtttttattgaaaattatgtatttttgcTTGTTCGTAGCGTTACTATTTTCATTCAAGTCTCATATTTCtttccttttatttatttatgataaCTATTACATACTCTATATTTTTGTGAAGCTTGTCATTTTCGGGAATGACCGGCACTATTACACAgagtgttaaaaattttgacattgtcttcaattgaaaaatatgtggtggtgtaatttttgttgattcggACCAGTTTTATTGAAGAGCGTGACCTTTGTTTTTATCGTTAATCGTTTATAGAAAATCAATTCGCCGAACTTAAGACCACCCATGTGGAAAAATGACGTGCTAGTTTGCTACAAATCTGAAAAAAGACGCCACTTTTTCGTCTCGTTATTACCGCTTAAACCGCTATTTTTCAGTTCCAATGAAATGTGTAATTTACGATCGAAATTTCGGTCAATATTTGAACTGCGGAAAAATCGAGGGCTGGGGTGATAACACattattttgtctatttttacGCAATCTTGGAATGCTATTTACTATGATAAAATTCTATACACTTTAGAAATTTTGGATATTGTAAACAGACTTACAAGGACGCACGATTTGGTAACACATTTACACAAAACTCCAAAAATTGAGCCTTTTCTAAGgaagattacaaaaatatataataaaacttAGGGTTgacataaattacaaaaaataatgctttTGATTTTTACTAACAGACAGGTGTTTAGTTATTGATTTAATCAGTTTTTCTCttttccaattattttttattattaatttttatttcatatttattattaatcatGAGTATGTTGATATTATGTAATCTTTACGAGAGCTCGATTTTTGGCAGTTAGAAGTCGAAAGGTTActgataaattacaaaaatacacataattcaaattttcgaAGATTATTACCACACAGTTCAGTAAGTAACGAAAAGTTacaatgaaaactttatagtCAATTTGTGTTTACACAAATAAATCATGACCTATTTTCAACAAGCTCTCAAGTTTTCTTCGTATgtaggtaacaatttttaatagagGAACAGATAAAAAATGTGGGGTAAGTATACAAGAAGTGTTAAAAATGCAAACGGCGGCTTAAAACCGCCCCACTTtcattttgcgatttttttaatagatatgaccaaaaattggttatttattttttaaatccttgACTTGTGGTCCCTTGTATCTCGGACCCGATAACGTTCTATTTCCAAACCCTCTCTcaatcaaagaaaaaaacaaatatttgaattCCTTGACACATTTATTCAACAAATGGCCACAAACAAATATAAacgttagaaaattaaattaataccaCTACAGGCAGTgattttgttgaaacaaacaaaaacattagtAGCACCTGAACCCACTCTTGTCTGCAATACAAGGTGGTGCCCCTCTTCTGCACTGATCCGAACATCCAGACGACTGGAAACATTGCGAAGGGTTGTAACCGTCGCCACAGTTGTAACAACTGTTACAAtctgaaaaacaaatttaaatgattaaaaaaacagtatcaAAAATCGTACTTCCACGTCGGTAATTCCCACAATAGGCGTAGGGCCAATTGCGCACAAATTGGCACTTTTGAGCCGCTCCTTCGCTTTCTTCAATCGTAACCACCGGGCTTGTGCAAGAACTTGAGCACTCCCTGTGTCTCCTTATGAAACACCTATCAACCCCTTGCTCACTGTAGCACTGTCTCGGGTGTAAAACTGTGCAACAGTTGCTCTCATAGGGTTCGGGCGCAGGTATTGGAATTGGTTGTGGTATTGGTTGTGGATATGGTTGCGGAATTGGATAATATTCAATTCGACCACTTGAACCATTGGTGTAACTCCTGGTCTCGTCGCTGTGCGACAAATTGATGTTGTTAATGTTGGTCGTGTTGACGTAAACCGGGATCGTGATGTTGTTGAAATTATG is a genomic window containing:
- the LOC656447 gene encoding probable serine/threonine-protein kinase tsuA, translated to MKLPLLCLFLALTLQNSLSTTIRHIEKRQICSNGGCNSCDGRSCNSCSDNVCCSTINCNQCVSRCANECSSVQCTNNCVKGCQSSCQNQPQSCNTQSCSSCVNRCSSQCSTNQCINSCANNCASCKSSNSNNNEDTSIIVESPQPSSVIVNNTNNNLVNLTTQVDIHNVVHNFNNITIPVYVNTTNINNINLSHSDETRSYTNGSSGRIEYYPIPQPYPQPIPQPIPIPAPEPYESNCCTVLHPRQCYSEQGVDRCFIRRHRECSSSCTSPVVTIEESEGAAQKCQFVRNWPYAYCGNYRRGNCNSCYNCGDGYNPSQCFQSSGCSDQCRRGAPPCIADKSGFRCY